The Peribacillus simplex genome contains the following window.
TCCTTCAGATTCCACGTCACCGTGGACACCCTTGCATTAAGCTAACCACTACTACTGCCTTCATGATTCGGGACTTCCACCCTATAGATTGCACCCATGCCGGGCGCACAAAAAAAGAACCCCTGCTTAAAAGCAGAAGGTTCATTTGAGTGGACTAATGACTAAATGGCGATATGGTTCCGTCCCACTTGAAGTTGTTTTTATTTTTGGATAATGCAGGAGAGCATTATGGATGACTTTACGTTCATAGGATGGCATTGGCTCCAGTGAAACAGCTTTACCTGTTTTTAGAGCTTTATTTGCCATTCTTCCAGCCAATTGGATTAAAGTTTCATTGCGGCGATTTCGATAATCTTCTGCATCTACAGTAATATTCAAGAACTGCTTCGAATATCGATTTGCAACCAGCTGCGCTAAATACTGAAGGGAATTTAGTGTTTGACCCCTTTTTCCAATTAATAATGCAATTTTATCACCTGATAAATGAAATGTTACGTTCTTACCTTTACGATGGACATCAATTTTTGCATTGACTCCCATTTCCACGCTGACATTCTTCAAAAATTTAAGTGTCTCTTCAATGGGATCGGGAGGCAATGTCACATGGACAATTGCCTTCCTTGCACCAAATAAACCAAAAAATCCTTTTTTGCCTTCATCTTCTATTTCAATCTCCACGCGATCTTTAGTGCTGTTCAGTTGAGCTAAAGCTAAATTTACTGCTTCTTCGA
Protein-coding sequences here:
- the jag gene encoding RNA-binding cell elongation regulator Jag/EloR gives rise to the protein MKKVTATGQSVEEAVNLALAQLNSTKDRVEIEIEDEGKKGFFGLFGARKAIVHVTLPPDPIEETLKFLKNVSVEMGVNAKIDVHRKGKNVTFHLSGDKIALLIGKRGQTLNSLQYLAQLVANRYSKQFLNITVDAEDYRNRRNETLIQLAGRMANKALKTGKAVSLEPMPSYERKVIHNALLHYPKIKTTSSGTEPYRHLVISPLK